The Candidatus Margulisiibacteriota bacterium genomic interval ACTATGGGTAGCATCATGGCTACTACCAACGACCCCGGAAGCAATATTAATCCGCTCTGGATTTCATCCATGCCCATCAATTGTTGCAGAAATAACGGCAGCAAAAAAATGCCTCCGAACAATACTACAGATCGAATAGCCGAAATAACCATGCAAATGGAGAAATTGCGATAGTGAAACAGGTCCAGATCAAAAACTTTATTTTCTACCAGACTTTCTACCCATAAAAAAAGGATGAAACTTACTACTGATAGTATGGCACAGGTTACAATATACGTGGAAGTCCATCCTTCCTGTTCCCCTTTGGAAACGCCGAGCAGGAAAGATATCAGAAAAATGGAAAGAAAAATGAAACCCCAGAGATCAAAAGGTTTGTGTGTGCTGGCATGGGGTTTATCATGTCTGAGCAGCGATGAAGCCATAAATAGTCCGACAATCCCTATGGGAATGTTTACCAGGAATATCGATCTCCAACCAAATGTTTTAGTAAGAAAACCACCCAGAGTCGGAGCAAAAATTGGGCCGATAATTATACCCAGGCCCAGAAATCCCATGGCTTTCCCTCTTTCATGAGGTTCAAAAACGTCAGCCAGCATGGCCATTGCGGTGGGACTAATAGCTCCCCCGCCTACAGCTTGCAGGATTCTGGCGATTATTAGCGACGGAAGATTCCAGGCCATGCCGCATAAAATTGAGCCCAGCGTAAAAATAAAAAGGCTGGATATATAGAGAAATTTATAGCCTATTCTGTCTCTGAACCAGCTGGTTAGAGGCATTAAAGCAGCAAAACTCAGCATATAGGCTGTAACAATCCATTGAATGTCATTTACGTTGGAACCGAAGTCCGCCATGATTGCCGGTATGGAAATATTTACAATGCTGCTGTCCAGAACCGACATCATGATTCCGATCATGATGATGATCATTACAATCCACTTGTAATTATCTTTTTCCTTGGGTATTGCAGTATTCATATCAACGAACTTTAATACGTATTTCTACTGATTGTCCTGACCTGAGCATTTTGTTGGGATGCGGGTCCAGCTCTATTTTTATAGGTATACGTTGTACGACTTTAGTGTAATTACCGGCCGCATTATCGGCAGGGATAAGAGAAAACTGAGAAGCCGTAGCCGCCAGTATCTGTATAACTTTACCTGTTAAGCGTCCTCCCTCGTCTATTTTAATGGCAACAGTTTGACCTAAACGTAACCTGCCAACAAACGTTTCCTCAATATTGGCATAAACCCAGGCATGGTCAATATCGGAAATAATCAGACCTACCTGGCTGGGGTCTAAAATGTTTCCAACTTCAGCAATTTTTTGAACAACAATTCCATCTATCGGACTTTTCAAAAAAGTATTATCCAGGGCAATTTGCGCGAGATTTACCTCTGCTTCGGCTATTAAGAAATTGCTGCGGGCGTTTTCCAGATCGCGCTGCGGCAAATTGTTGCTTTTTACCAGTTTCTGTGTCCTTTCCAGATCGATGGAAAGCAGATTATATTTTGCTTTGGCTTTGTCTAACTGGGCCTGTGCAATACGATGATCAAGCTCAATTAAAATTTGACCTCTTTTTACACGGTCTCCTTCAATAACATTTACTTTTTCAATCCTGCCACTGACCCCAGTTGGTGCGATTCGTACCAATGTTGTGGCAATACGCGCGTCATTTGTGGAAACATATGGCCTGAACATATACAGCCAAATCAACATTCCGGCCACAAAACCTATTAATAATACGCTTCCTACAATTTTTGACCTGCGGTATTGCCACCACTTTTTTTGTGCTTTTTTTAATGGTTCCTTGTTTGTTGCGCTTTTTTCAGTCATCCGAAATCCCTGTCCTTTCGATTTTAAATAACATATGGATTATATAGGCCGAAAGTTACTTTGTCTAATTAACTAATTTTAATAAATGGGTAGAAATAAATGTTGTGTAATAAAACTTATTCCGATATTGAAAATTTC includes:
- a CDS encoding DHA2 family efflux MFS transporter permease subunit, with amino-acid sequence MNTAIPKEKDNYKWIVMIIIMIGIMMSVLDSSIVNISIPAIMADFGSNVNDIQWIVTAYMLSFAALMPLTSWFRDRIGYKFLYISSLFIFTLGSILCGMAWNLPSLIIARILQAVGGGAISPTAMAMLADVFEPHERGKAMGFLGLGIIIGPIFAPTLGGFLTKTFGWRSIFLVNIPIGIVGLFMASSLLRHDKPHASTHKPFDLWGFIFLSIFLISFLLGVSKGEQEGWTSTYIVTCAILSVVSFILFLWVESLVENKVFDLDLFHYRNFSICMVISAIRSVVLFGGIFLLPLFLQQLMGMDEIQSGLILLPGSLVVAMMLPIV
- a CDS encoding HlyD family secretion protein encodes the protein MTEKSATNKEPLKKAQKKWWQYRRSKIVGSVLLIGFVAGMLIWLYMFRPYVSTNDARIATTLVRIAPTGVSGRIEKVNVIEGDRVKRGQILIELDHRIAQAQLDKAKAKYNLLSIDLERTQKLVKSNNLPQRDLENARSNFLIAEAEVNLAQIALDNTFLKSPIDGIVVQKIAEVGNILDPSQVGLIISDIDHAWVYANIEETFVGRLRLGQTVAIKIDEGGRLTGKVIQILAATASQFSLIPADNAAGNYTKVVQRIPIKIELDPHPNKMLRSGQSVEIRIKVR